One segment of Schistocerca nitens isolate TAMUIC-IGC-003100 chromosome 3, iqSchNite1.1, whole genome shotgun sequence DNA contains the following:
- the LOC126249548 gene encoding peroxisomal biogenesis factor 3, translating to MSSVLSFLWRHKRKFLIGGAVIGSAVLATRYCVRSILNLQEAKARELIEQSKKRQHFENTERTCTETISSLISSFHDSVDRILDSQGIVNKLKTSPANKIELWEELKIFVFARVCLIVYGAVILNIILRVQINVIGGYLYRSATNKLEFPLSGSLQEEYLSLCRNFLNNGMEELGNLIVQKVKDVVGPVTLDKKVDVEQIRRWLWTIQSAIEIERSDPVLCHLGSSLKTTQEAEVFQEMLNDTIDIISSSDVHTLSSNLVWEGFQYSIERIRESFEPVTQTPFGNKGFQQLFVTKPRIGFFKPMANALASINSVTLAPSSSDASNSFMHFLMSDEGLKIFGANVYEAFCEP from the coding sequence ATTAGCAACCCGTTATTGTGTACGTAGTATTCTTAATTTGCAGGAGGCCAAAGCAAGAGAGTTAATAGAACAGTCAAAAAAGCGTCAGCACTTTGAAAATACTGAGCGCACCTGCACTGAGACAATCAGTTCCTTAATTTCATCATTTCATGATTCTGTCGATCGCATTCTGGACAGTCAAGGAATTGTCAACAAGCTTAAAACTTCCCCAGCCAATAAAATTGAGTTGTGGGAAGAACTTAAAATTTTTGTCTTTGCTCGAGTATGTCTTATTGTATATGGCGCcgtaatattaaatattattttacgcGTGCAAATAAATGTGATTGGGGGATATTTGTACCGAAGTGCAACGAACAAACTTGAGTTTCCTTTGTCGGGGAGCCTGCAAGAAGAGTATTTGTCATTGTGCCGAAATTTCTTAAACAATGGAATGGAAGAACTTGGTAACTTGATAGTACAGAAAGTGAAGGATGTAGTCGGCCCAGTAACTTTGGATAAAAAAGTTGACGTTGAACAGATACGGCGATGGCTGTGGACTATCCAGTCGGCTATTGAGATTGAGCGCAGTGATCCAGTATTATGTCACCTTGGTTCATCTTTAAAGACAACTCAGGAGGCAGAGGTTTTCCAAGAAATGTTAAACGATACAATTGATATCATATCAAGTAGTGATGTGCATACACTGTCATCAAATCTAGTATGGGAAGGATTTCAATATAGTATTGAAAGAATCAGAGAAAGCTTTGAACCAGTGACTCAGACGCCTTTCGGTAACAAAGGTTTTCAACAATTATTTGTCACTAAGCCAAGGATTGGGTTTTTTAAACCAATGGCTAATGCGCTCGCAAGTATCAACAGTGTAACTCTAGCCCCAAGTTCCTCAGATGCATCTAACAGCTTCATGCATTTTCTCATGAGTGATGAGGGTCTGAAGATTTTTGGAGCAAATGTGTACGAAGCATTCTGTGAGCCATAA